In Streptomyces camelliae, the sequence CCGGCAGCCGCTCAGGACGTCCAGCATGTGGGCCGTCCCGTACCAACCCTCGGTACGGGACGGCCCCTCTGCTTATCCTGGCGGGCATGCTGACCATCACCCAGGCCCTCTACGACCAGATCGTCGCCCACGCGCGCAAGGACCACCCCGACGAGGCGTGCGGCATGGTCGCCGGCCCGGTGGGTGCCGGCCGCCCCGAGCGGTTCATCCCGATGCTCAACGCGGCCCGCTCGCCCACCTTCTACGAGTTCGACTCGCAGGACCTGCTCAAGCTCTACCGTGAGCTGGACGACCGCGACGAGGAGCCGGTGATCATCTACCACTCCCACACCGCGACCGAGGCCTATCCCTCGCGCACCGACATCTCCTACGCCAACGAGCCCGGCGCTCACTACGTCCTTGTCTCCACCGCCGACACCGACGGCCTCGGCGAGTTCCAGTTCCGTTCGTTCCGGATCCTGGACGGAGCGGTCACGGAAGAGGAGGTCAAGGTCGTGGAGACGTACTGATCTCACTTCGTGGTCGAAATCCATCCGGCATGTGGGATCACATTCCGGTCCCCGGACCGGGAATCGATACGATGAGCCCATGGTTCTGACTGTGGTGCGCGCTGACAGCTGACGTACCGCGCCCGCTGCCCCGACGACACCTTCCGACAGGAGCCCGCAACCATGGCCATCGAGGTCCGCATCCCGACCATCCTCCGCACGTACACCGACGGTGAGAAGGCGGTGGAGGGCAAGGGGAACACCCTCGCCGAGCTGTTCGCCGACCTGGAGACCCGGCATGCGGGCATCCAGGCCCGCATTGTGGACAACGGCCAGCTGCGCCGCTTCGTCAACGTGTA encodes:
- a CDS encoding M67 family metallopeptidase, with amino-acid sequence MLTITQALYDQIVAHARKDHPDEACGMVAGPVGAGRPERFIPMLNAARSPTFYEFDSQDLLKLYRELDDRDEEPVIIYHSHTATEAYPSRTDISYANEPGAHYVLVSTADTDGLGEFQFRSFRILDGAVTEEEVKVVETY
- a CDS encoding MoaD/ThiS family protein, producing MAIEVRIPTILRTYTDGEKAVEGKGNTLAELFADLETRHAGIQARIVDNGQLRRFVNVYLNDEDVRFVKGIDTELSDGDTVTILPAVAGGMA